A genomic stretch from Patescibacteria group bacterium includes:
- a CDS encoding FAD-dependent oxidoreductase, with product MEHYDVIIIGTGAAGLSAGVYAGRYNLKTLIIGKEFGGETARAGVIENWPGIISIDGYDLMKNMKEHAKHVGAEIMDGTVERIEKKDNCFDVIVKGKTYHATNVVLALGAERRRLGLPNEKEFTGNGVHFCITCDGPLYTGKTIAVVGGGDASVKGINLAAQYAEKIYLLVRGDTMRAEPINVERMKQLGDKVEILYQTSVQEIATKDGKFDKIILSKEYNGGTELDIDGLFIEAGAMPNTAIAAPLALTTDKAGYLEVNNMMQTNVPGVMAAGDIVNHFGHFKQDITSSAMGAVAATSAYEYYKEHKSLGGCSHGK from the coding sequence ATGGAACATTACGACGTTATTATCATTGGCACCGGAGCCGCAGGGCTTTCAGCGGGGGTATACGCGGGGCGCTACAATTTGAAGACATTGATCATTGGGAAGGAGTTTGGCGGTGAAACGGCGCGCGCCGGAGTGATAGAAAACTGGCCCGGTATCATCAGCATTGACGGGTACGATCTGATGAAGAACATGAAAGAGCACGCGAAACATGTCGGTGCTGAAATAATGGACGGGACGGTGGAAAGAATAGAAAAAAAAGATAATTGTTTTGACGTGATCGTCAAAGGGAAAACATATCATGCGACCAATGTTGTTCTTGCTTTGGGTGCTGAAAGGCGCCGTCTCGGTCTTCCTAATGAGAAAGAGTTCACCGGCAACGGAGTCCACTTCTGTATTACCTGCGATGGTCCGCTTTACACCGGGAAAACAATCGCTGTGGTTGGCGGCGGCGACGCCTCGGTGAAAGGGATCAACTTGGCGGCACAGTACGCGGAAAAAATATATCTTTTGGTGCGCGGCGATACTATGAGAGCGGAGCCGATCAATGTGGAGCGCATGAAGCAACTTGGAGATAAAGTGGAGATATTGTATCAAACATCGGTACAGGAAATCGCGACGAAGGATGGCAAGTTTGATAAGATCATTCTTTCAAAAGAGTACAACGGAGGAACCGAACTTGATATTGACGGCCTTTTTATTGAAGCCGGAGCAATGCCGAATACGGCAATCGCCGCGCCACTTGCGCTCACGACCGATAAAGCGGGGTATCTTGAAGTCAATAATATGATGCAGACGAACGTTCCCGGCGTCATGGCGGCGGGGGATATCGTTAATCATTTTGGTCACTTCAAACAGGACATCACCTCTTCGGCCATGGGCGCCGTGGCGGCGACCTCCGCCTATGAGTATTACAAGGAACACAAAAGTCTCGGCGGTTGTTCGCACGGGAAATAA